Proteins from a genomic interval of Desulfovibrio piger:
- a CDS encoding dihydroorotate dehydrogenase — MDLSVTLKGPTQSLHLKNPVLTASGTFGYGMEFAPYGDLTSLGGIIVKGLSLLPRDGNPCPRIVETTAGMLNAVGLQNDGVEAFCKEKLPRLPWQHLPVIANLYATSPAEFGELAARLNEEEGVAALEVNVSCPNVKSGGILFGQDPKLAAAVTRAARDAAPNKPLIIKLSPNVTDIALMARSVQDAGADMISCINTLSGMAVDVARRKPRLANVIGGLSGPAIKPVALRCVWQVCKAVDIPVIGLGGICSAEDVLEFILVGAHAVQIGTANFISPDRAFEIVKELPAVCRQLGVTSLDELRGSLKTA, encoded by the coding sequence ATGGATCTTTCCGTCACCCTCAAGGGGCCCACGCAGAGCCTGCACCTCAAGAACCCGGTGCTCACGGCTTCCGGCACCTTCGGTTACGGCATGGAATTCGCCCCCTACGGCGATCTGACCAGCCTGGGCGGCATCATCGTCAAGGGCCTGTCCCTGCTGCCCCGCGACGGCAACCCCTGCCCGCGCATCGTGGAGACCACGGCCGGCATGCTCAATGCCGTGGGCCTGCAGAACGACGGCGTGGAAGCCTTCTGCAAGGAAAAGCTCCCCCGCCTGCCCTGGCAGCATCTGCCCGTCATCGCCAACCTTTACGCCACCTCCCCCGCCGAATTCGGCGAGCTGGCCGCCCGCCTCAATGAAGAGGAAGGCGTGGCCGCGCTGGAAGTGAACGTCTCCTGCCCCAACGTCAAGAGCGGCGGCATCCTCTTCGGGCAGGACCCCAAGCTGGCCGCGGCCGTCACCCGCGCCGCCCGTGACGCGGCCCCCAACAAGCCGCTCATCATCAAGCTTTCGCCCAATGTCACGGACATCGCCCTCATGGCCCGCAGCGTGCAGGACGCCGGTGCGGACATGATCTCGTGCATCAACACCCTTTCGGGCATGGCCGTGGACGTGGCCCGGCGCAAGCCCCGCCTGGCCAATGTCATCGGCGGCCTGTCCGGCCCGGCCATCAAGCCCGTGGCCCTGCGCTGCGTGTGGCAGGTCTGCAAGGCCGTGGACATCCCCGTCATCGGCCTGGGCGGCATCTGCTCCGCCGAAGACGTGCTGGAGTTCATCCTGGTGGGTGCCCATGCCGTCCAGATCGGCACGGCCAACTTCATCAGCCCCGACCGCGCCTTCGAGATCGTCAAGGAACTGCCCGCCGTCTGCCGCCAGCTGGGTGTGACCAGCCTGGACGAGCTGCGCGGCTCCCTGAAGACGGCCTAA
- a CDS encoding dihydroorotate dehydrogenase, giving the protein MTQPSSCLLTVLDLVPFGQTGQESRFFALRLTRPDWPSWRPGQFVMVRPTSFGLEMPWARPFGICHMTSRHLICFFQVVGRGTRRMAELKAGDTVRVWGPLGNGFAMEPDTPTLLLAGGMGIVPFVGYVSEHPKPWNVTMLFGHREPLSCYPVDSINEHVPLDSLRETVPGDLDNFIFTIQERMREYAEQKGLILACGPLPFLKTVHGFARELNARVQLSLENRMACGVGACLGCVTRTTEEWPVADKRNGLVQTCNHGPVFWANQIEL; this is encoded by the coding sequence ATGACACAACCTAGCTCCTGCCTACTTACGGTGCTGGATCTGGTCCCCTTCGGCCAGACCGGCCAGGAAAGCCGCTTCTTCGCCCTGCGCCTCACCCGCCCCGACTGGCCGTCGTGGCGTCCCGGCCAGTTCGTGATGGTGCGGCCCACGTCGTTCGGTCTCGAGATGCCCTGGGCCCGTCCCTTCGGCATCTGCCACATGACTTCCCGCCACCTGATCTGCTTCTTCCAGGTCGTGGGGCGCGGCACCCGTCGCATGGCCGAACTCAAGGCCGGCGACACCGTGCGCGTCTGGGGGCCCCTGGGCAACGGCTTCGCCATGGAGCCCGACACCCCCACCCTGCTGCTGGCCGGCGGCATGGGCATCGTGCCCTTCGTGGGCTATGTGAGCGAGCACCCCAAGCCGTGGAACGTGACCATGCTCTTTGGCCATCGCGAGCCGCTGAGCTGCTACCCCGTGGACAGCATCAACGAGCATGTGCCCCTGGACAGCCTGCGCGAGACCGTGCCCGGCGACCTGGACAACTTCATCTTCACCATCCAGGAACGCATGCGCGAATACGCCGAGCAGAAGGGCCTGATCCTGGCCTGCGGCCCCCTGCCCTTCCTCAAGACCGTGCACGGCTTCGCCCGTGAGCTCAACGCCCGCGTGCAGCTCTCGCTGGAAAACCGCATGGCCTGCGGCGTGGGCGCCTGCCTTGGCTGCGTGACCCGCACCACCGAGGAATGGCCCGTGGCCGACAAGCGCAACGGCCTTGTCCAGACCTGCAACCACGGCCCCGTGTTCTGGGCCAACCAGATCGAGCTCTAG
- a CDS encoding aspartate-semialdehyde dehydrogenase, translating to MSKKLTVAVVGATGAVGREMLKTLHDRQFPATEVRAFASARSAGTKVPFGDDELVVQELKEDVFEGIDIAIFSAGGSTSEKFAPHAAHAGCVVVDNSSQWRMDDRCPLVVPEVNPEHLEGHQGIIANPNCSTIQMLVALKPIHDAVGIKRIVVSTYQAVSGTGQKGLEELERQTRDLFNMREPENKVYPYRIAFNVLPHIDVFLENDYTKEEMKMVNETVKIFNDPTVKVTATCVRVPVFYCHAESVNIETHKKMTAKECRILLSQAPGVRVFDNPREKMYPMPAYCVGDDETYVGRIREDETIENGLNLWIVADNVRKGAALNAVQIAEELLKRDLVRVPDKNVFMS from the coding sequence ATGAGCAAGAAGTTGACTGTTGCCGTTGTGGGCGCCACGGGCGCCGTGGGCCGTGAAATGCTGAAAACCCTGCACGATCGCCAGTTCCCGGCCACGGAAGTGCGTGCTTTCGCCTCGGCCCGTTCCGCCGGGACCAAGGTGCCTTTCGGCGATGACGAGCTGGTGGTGCAGGAACTGAAGGAAGATGTCTTCGAAGGTATCGACATCGCCATCTTCTCCGCCGGCGGCAGCACTTCCGAAAAATTCGCTCCCCATGCCGCCCATGCCGGCTGTGTGGTGGTGGACAACTCCTCCCAGTGGCGCATGGACGACCGCTGCCCCCTGGTCGTCCCCGAAGTGAACCCCGAACACCTGGAAGGCCATCAGGGCATCATCGCCAACCCCAACTGCTCCACCATCCAGATGCTGGTGGCCCTCAAGCCCATCCATGACGCCGTGGGCATCAAGCGCATCGTGGTCTCCACCTATCAGGCCGTGTCCGGTACCGGCCAGAAGGGCCTGGAAGAACTGGAACGCCAGACCCGCGACCTGTTCAACATGCGCGAGCCCGAAAACAAGGTCTATCCTTACCGCATCGCCTTCAACGTGCTGCCGCACATCGACGTCTTCCTGGAGAACGACTACACCAAGGAAGAAATGAAGATGGTCAACGAGACCGTGAAGATCTTCAACGATCCCACGGTCAAGGTGACCGCCACCTGCGTGCGCGTGCCCGTGTTCTACTGCCATGCCGAGTCCGTGAACATCGAGACCCACAAGAAGATGACCGCCAAGGAATGCCGCATCCTGCTCTCGCAGGCCCCCGGCGTGCGCGTCTTCGACAACCCGCGCGAAAAGATGTACCCCATGCCCGCCTACTGCGTGGGCGACGACGAGACCTATGTGGGCCGCATCCGCGAGGACGAGACCATCGAGAACGGCCTGAACCTCTGGATCGTGGCCGACAACGTGCGCAAGGGCGCGGCCCTCAATGCCGTGCAGATCGCCGAGGAACTGCTCAAGCGCGATCTGGTGCGCGTGCCCGACAAGAACGTTTTCATGTCCTAG
- a CDS encoding aminotransferase class IV: MKILDADAWMAALMAAPRPGADKILAFYDARVDAVCRDARCLLLPLDDHMCHRGDALFESLCYREGRIFALEEHLARLRDGSRALSLLPPCSWDELRARILDVARASGTDHGDIRVLVGRGPGGFGVSPEECPQSSLYIVALRKALPTEAFYEKGLTAFASAIPPKQEYLARIKSTNYLPNVFMAAEARQRGMDVAVTFDEDGHLGEAAIANVGIVDAEGRLCCPEGRRILPGTSMLAARKIAPQRLPVVERPIRREEIFTAREMLLFTSASLCVGISHFEGRPIGRGPDAGRPGPVARWLRDALLEHMLATGTPF; the protein is encoded by the coding sequence ATGAAGATTCTGGATGCCGATGCCTGGATGGCGGCCCTGATGGCCGCGCCCCGGCCCGGGGCCGACAAGATCCTGGCCTTTTACGATGCGCGTGTGGACGCCGTCTGCCGTGACGCGCGCTGTCTGCTCCTGCCCTTGGACGACCACATGTGCCACCGGGGCGATGCCCTGTTCGAGAGCCTGTGCTACCGCGAGGGCCGCATCTTTGCCCTTGAGGAACACCTGGCCCGCCTGCGCGACGGCAGCCGCGCCCTTTCCCTGCTGCCGCCCTGTTCGTGGGACGAGCTGCGCGCCCGCATCCTGGACGTGGCCCGCGCTTCGGGCACCGATCATGGCGACATCCGCGTGCTGGTGGGCCGCGGGCCCGGCGGTTTCGGCGTCTCGCCCGAGGAGTGCCCGCAGTCCAGCCTCTACATCGTGGCCCTGCGCAAGGCCCTGCCCACGGAAGCCTTTTACGAGAAGGGCCTCACGGCCTTTGCCAGCGCCATCCCGCCCAAGCAGGAATATCTGGCCCGCATCAAGAGCACCAACTATCTGCCCAACGTCTTCATGGCCGCCGAGGCCCGGCAGCGGGGCATGGACGTGGCCGTGACCTTTGACGAGGACGGCCATCTGGGCGAGGCCGCCATCGCCAATGTGGGCATCGTGGATGCCGAAGGCCGCCTGTGCTGTCCCGAAGGGCGCCGCATCCTGCCCGGCACCTCCATGCTGGCCGCCCGCAAGATCGCGCCGCAGCGCCTGCCCGTGGTGGAACGCCCCATCCGCCGCGAAGAGATCTTCACGGCCCGCGAGATGCTGCTCTTCACCAGCGCCAGCCTGTGCGTGGGCATCAGCCACTTCGAGGGCCGTCCCATCGGCCGGGGCCCCGACGCCGGCCGTCCCGGCCCCGTGGCCCGCTGGCTGCGTGACGCCCTGCTGGAACACATGCTGGCCACCGGCACGCCGTTCTAG
- a CDS encoding ATP-binding protein — MKCKICKATAVVALRSHNAAFCPDCYLKFFARQVEKGIEGQKLFTRDERILVALSGGKDSLALMLELSRQGYDVTGLHIDLGIPESSPVARGVVERFCAKHGLKLMVKELAAEGLAIPLVKERLNRPVCSACGKIKRHFFNKVALDEGFDALATGHNLDDEVARLFSNTLRWDTAYLSDQGPRLDGEDGFARKVKPLWRLTEFETANYAFLMGIEHHYAPCPYSPGASFSTLKALLQRLEAAMPGRKLDFYQGFLARARPVFARREAEEGVELAPCTSCGYPTSSGDMCGVCRIREALKDSK; from the coding sequence TTGAAATGCAAGATCTGCAAGGCGACGGCCGTGGTGGCCCTGCGCAGCCACAACGCCGCCTTCTGCCCCGACTGTTACCTCAAGTTCTTTGCCCGTCAGGTGGAAAAGGGCATCGAAGGCCAAAAGCTCTTCACCCGTGACGAACGCATCCTGGTGGCCCTTTCGGGCGGCAAGGATTCGCTGGCCCTGATGCTGGAGCTTTCCCGGCAGGGCTATGACGTCACCGGCCTGCACATCGACCTGGGCATCCCGGAATCCTCGCCCGTGGCCCGCGGCGTGGTGGAGCGCTTTTGCGCCAAGCACGGCCTGAAGCTCATGGTCAAGGAACTGGCTGCCGAGGGCCTGGCCATCCCGCTGGTCAAGGAACGCCTCAACCGTCCCGTCTGCTCGGCCTGCGGCAAGATCAAACGGCATTTCTTCAACAAGGTGGCCCTGGACGAAGGTTTCGACGCCCTGGCCACGGGCCACAACCTGGATGACGAGGTGGCGCGCCTGTTCAGCAACACCCTGCGCTGGGACACGGCCTATCTTTCGGACCAGGGCCCGCGCCTGGACGGCGAGGACGGCTTTGCCCGCAAGGTCAAGCCCCTGTGGCGCCTGACGGAGTTCGAGACCGCCAACTACGCCTTCCTCATGGGCATCGAGCACCACTATGCCCCCTGCCCCTACAGCCCCGGCGCCAGCTTCAGCACGCTCAAGGCCCTGTTGCAGCGTCTGGAAGCGGCCATGCCCGGCCGCAAACTGGACTTCTATCAGGGCTTCCTGGCCCGCGCCCGGCCGGTGTTCGCCCGGCGCGAGGCCGAAGAGGGCGTGGAACTGGCGCCCTGCACCAGCTGCGGCTATCCCACCTCGTCCGGCGACATGTGCGGCGTGTGCCGCATCCGTGAAGCCCTCAAGGACAGCAAATAG
- a CDS encoding DEAD/DEAH box helicase, with the protein MGVAEYVRALLASDKLGPQVRHHRCEPARAAVYAESRLPWPAAIRRTLEERGLSGLYSHQTLATDHIRAGHSVVVATPTASGKSLIYNLPVLERHLRDSEARALYLFPLKALAQDQLAGLQRLVSGWPEEARPTAALYDGDTSDHFRRKIRRDPPTVLISNPEMLHLALLPHHEQWAPFLAGLSHIVVDEAHTYRGVFGAHMAGVFRRLNRLAAHYGATPSYVFCTATVGNPGELAASLSGLDLLPGRQPPVVVDQSGAPQGARHYVFLDPDQSPATAAIDLLRAALARKLRTIVYCRSRRMTELVSLWAGSLSGPWAGRISAYRAGFLPEERRQIEARMASGELLAVVSTSALELGIDIGGLDVCILVGYPGTIMSTLQRGGRVGRAQQESAVVLVAGEDALDQYFMSHPEDFFSRPAEKAVVNPWNEVILARHLECAAAELPLSARDPWLIPAPAQEALRDLAAQGRLLLSADGSQWLAARKRPQRLVDLRGTGQSFVIEDSEGTVIGSVDGFRAWRETHVGAVYLHRGRSYVIEEMDPAAGRVRARQAKVDWFTRVRGHKSTDILEELERRPLGRGVVCRGRLRIIDTITGYEKRSTRDNRLLTIVPLEAPPQIFETEGLWYVIPESCRQRLEEDFVHFMGSIHACEHTAIGMLPLLVMADRNDFGGISIPLHPQTGLACVFIYDGLPGGAGLTRQAFGHARELLEVCAAVIEACPCEDGCPSCVHSPKCGSGNRPISKAGALRLIRDLLAPGADAEGEALCADLRISPPPELLPPQPVDEPAAPVPPPVPDMAAIMAAWAGQAPATAPAGAAGQAGPGARTSVAGAGGAGTVASEGVPSQEERIEGRGGEVFVAGTSPQTSASAAAGKPFGKQVALPPPSSPVAGRKTGGATAATATLSIMQKPGLMAPAVAVGDAGNVRVRPEPGVGAVGRPPEHYLVFDVETRRSAAEVGGWNRADRMGVSIAVAYDSRADDFFTYTQEALPELFARMRAAQLVVGFNSFRFDYAVLSAFAPFELRALPGLDLLRRVQDSLKYRVSLDNLGQATLDEPKSADGLQALRWWQEGRLDDIAAYCRKDVDLTRRLYLFGLEHGWLLFTNKAGQRVRVPVDFRQ; encoded by the coding sequence ATGGGCGTCGCTGAATATGTCCGGGCCCTGCTGGCCTCGGACAAGCTGGGGCCGCAGGTACGGCATCACCGCTGCGAGCCCGCGCGGGCGGCCGTCTATGCGGAAAGCCGCCTGCCCTGGCCCGCGGCCATCCGGCGCACGCTGGAGGAGCGCGGTCTGAGCGGCCTTTACAGCCATCAGACCCTGGCCACGGACCATATCCGCGCCGGGCATTCCGTGGTGGTGGCCACGCCCACGGCCAGCGGCAAGAGCCTCATCTACAATCTGCCGGTGCTGGAGCGCCATCTGCGCGACAGCGAGGCCCGCGCCCTCTATCTTTTCCCGCTCAAGGCCCTGGCCCAGGACCAGCTGGCCGGGCTGCAGCGCCTGGTCTCCGGCTGGCCCGAGGAGGCCCGGCCCACGGCCGCCCTCTATGACGGCGACACCAGCGACCATTTCCGGCGCAAGATCCGCCGCGACCCGCCCACGGTGCTCATCAGCAATCCCGAGATGCTGCACCTGGCCCTGCTGCCGCACCATGAGCAGTGGGCCCCCTTCCTGGCCGGGCTGTCCCATATCGTGGTGGACGAGGCCCATACCTACCGCGGCGTGTTCGGCGCGCACATGGCGGGCGTGTTCCGCCGTCTCAACCGGCTGGCCGCCCATTACGGCGCTACGCCGTCCTATGTTTTTTGCACGGCCACGGTGGGCAATCCCGGCGAGCTGGCCGCGTCGCTCTCCGGCCTCGACCTGCTGCCCGGCCGCCAGCCGCCCGTGGTGGTGGACCAGTCCGGCGCGCCGCAGGGCGCACGGCATTACGTCTTCCTCGATCCCGACCAGAGCCCGGCCACGGCGGCCATCGACCTGTTGCGGGCCGCGCTGGCGCGCAAGCTGCGCACCATCGTCTACTGCCGTTCCCGCCGCATGACCGAGCTGGTCAGCCTGTGGGCCGGGAGCCTTTCCGGGCCGTGGGCGGGCCGCATCTCCGCCTATCGTGCGGGATTCCTGCCCGAGGAACGCCGCCAGATCGAGGCCCGCATGGCCTCGGGCGAGCTGCTGGCCGTGGTCAGCACCAGCGCCCTGGAGCTGGGCATCGACATCGGCGGGCTGGATGTCTGCATTTTGGTGGGCTATCCGGGCACCATCATGTCCACCCTGCAGCGGGGCGGGCGCGTGGGCCGCGCGCAGCAGGAGTCGGCCGTGGTGCTGGTGGCGGGCGAGGACGCGCTGGACCAGTATTTCATGAGCCACCCCGAAGACTTTTTCAGCCGCCCGGCGGAAAAGGCCGTGGTCAATCCCTGGAACGAGGTCATCCTGGCCCGGCATCTGGAGTGCGCGGCCGCCGAGCTGCCCCTGTCCGCCCGCGATCCCTGGCTGATCCCGGCCCCGGCGCAGGAGGCCCTGCGCGATCTGGCGGCCCAGGGGCGCCTGCTGCTCTCCGCCGACGGCAGCCAGTGGCTGGCCGCCCGCAAGCGGCCGCAGCGGCTGGTGGATCTGCGCGGGACGGGACAGAGTTTCGTCATCGAGGACAGCGAGGGCACGGTCATCGGTTCCGTTGACGGCTTCCGGGCCTGGCGCGAGACCCATGTGGGCGCGGTCTACCTGCACCGGGGCCGCAGCTATGTCATCGAGGAGATGGACCCGGCAGCGGGCCGGGTGCGGGCCCGTCAGGCCAAAGTGGACTGGTTCACGCGGGTGCGCGGCCACAAGAGCACGGACATCCTTGAAGAGCTGGAGCGCCGTCCCCTGGGGCGCGGCGTGGTCTGCCGGGGACGGCTGCGCATCATCGACACCATCACCGGCTACGAGAAGCGCAGCACGCGCGACAACCGCCTGCTGACCATCGTGCCGCTGGAAGCGCCGCCGCAGATCTTCGAGACCGAGGGCCTGTGGTATGTCATCCCCGAGAGCTGCCGCCAGCGTCTGGAAGAGGATTTCGTGCACTTCATGGGCTCCATCCATGCCTGCGAGCATACGGCCATCGGCATGCTGCCCCTGCTGGTCATGGCCGACCGCAACGATTTCGGCGGCATCTCCATCCCGCTCCATCCCCAGACCGGCCTGGCCTGCGTCTTCATCTACGACGGCCTGCCCGGCGGCGCGGGCCTGACGCGTCAGGCCTTCGGCCATGCCCGCGAGCTGCTAGAGGTCTGTGCGGCGGTCATCGAGGCCTGCCCCTGCGAGGACGGCTGTCCTTCCTGCGTGCATTCGCCCAAGTGCGGCTCGGGCAACCGGCCCATCAGCAAGGCCGGGGCCCTGCGCCTGATCCGCGATCTGCTGGCGCCCGGTGCGGATGCCGAGGGCGAGGCCCTGTGCGCCGACCTGCGCATCAGCCCGCCGCCGGAACTGCTGCCGCCCCAACCTGTGGACGAGCCCGCGGCCCCGGTGCCGCCGCCCGTGCCGGACATGGCGGCCATCATGGCGGCCTGGGCCGGACAGGCCCCCGCCACGGCCCCGGCGGGCGCTGCGGGACAGGCCGGGCCGGGGGCCCGGACAAGCGTCGCTGGAGCCGGAGGAGCCGGGACGGTGGCCTCGGAAGGCGTTCCTTCGCAGGAGGAGCGTATCGAGGGCCGCGGAGGAGAGGTCTTTGTGGCCGGTACGAGCCCGCAGACCAGCGCATCCGCCGCAGCCGGGAAGCCTTTCGGCAAACAGGTGGCCCTTCCGCCCCCGTCATCCCCGGTGGCAGGACGGAAGACCGGCGGGGCCACGGCGGCAACAGCCACCCTGTCGATTATGCAAAAGCCGGGGCTCATGGCTCCCGCCGTAGCTGTCGGTGATGCGGGCAACGTCCGTGTCCGTCCCGAACCCGGTGTGGGGGCGGTGGGCAGGCCGCCGGAACATTATCTGGTCTTCGACGTGGAGACCCGGCGCAGCGCCGCCGAGGTGGGCGGCTGGAACAGGGCCGACCGCATGGGCGTGAGCATCGCCGTGGCCTATGACAGCCGGGCCGACGATTTCTTCACCTATACGCAGGAGGCCCTGCCGGAGCTCTTTGCCCGCATGCGGGCCGCGCAGCTGGTGGTGGGCTTCAACTCCTTCCGCTTCGATTACGCGGTGCTCTCGGCCTTCGCGCCCTTCGAGCTGCGGGCCCTGCCGGGCCTTGACCTCTTGCGCCGGGTGCAGGACAGTCTCAAGTACCGCGTGTCCCTGGACAATCTGGGGCAGGCGACCCTGGACGAGCCCAAGAGCGCCGACGGCCTGCAGGCCCTGCGCTGGTGGCAGGAAGGGCGGCTGGACGACATCGCCGCCTACTGCCGCAAGGACGTGGACCTGACGCGGCGGCTCTACCTTTTCGGGCTGGAACACGGCTGGTTGCTTTTCACCAACAAGGCCGGGCAGCGTGTGCGCGTGCCCGTGGATTTCAGGCAGTGA
- a CDS encoding amidohydrolase encodes METAEKIIQWRRELHRHPEEGWTEFWTTGFVARQLADMGLAPHVGQEVIDPAARMGLPAPEVEARARQRALAEGLEPYWLERMGRTTGLVADVGPADAPLALVLRCDMDALPLMEAQEASHRPVREGFVSRHEGLCHACAHDGHMALGLGLAALLTAPDAAPLRRRVRLLFQPAEEGVRGAASMVSHVAGARHFLAVHIGLGAPHSGDLVTGVGAFLATSKFDVRFTGRAAHAGAAPEQGRDALKGAASALLGLHALPRHGHGTSRICVGRLEGGSSRNTVPASAFMACETRGNNSEVNDDMLRRARDVIAGAAAMHGLEWRLDVVGGAPSAASDAVFAELLARCARELPPDARGGGCFPLPRIREQGDMGASDDATTLMRAVQAEGGLAAYAFLGADLAAGHHQPGFDFDEAVLWPGVRWLEKICRELAG; translated from the coding sequence ATGGAGACGGCGGAAAAGATCATCCAATGGCGGCGGGAGCTGCACCGGCACCCGGAAGAAGGCTGGACGGAATTCTGGACCACGGGCTTCGTGGCCCGGCAGCTGGCGGACATGGGCCTTGCCCCGCATGTGGGGCAGGAGGTCATCGACCCTGCCGCACGCATGGGCCTGCCCGCGCCCGAGGTCGAAGCCCGGGCCCGGCAGCGGGCGCTGGCGGAAGGGCTGGAGCCGTACTGGCTGGAGCGCATGGGCCGGACCACGGGCCTGGTGGCCGATGTGGGCCCGGCGGACGCGCCGCTGGCGCTGGTGCTGCGCTGCGACATGGACGCCCTGCCGCTGATGGAAGCGCAGGAGGCTTCCCACCGGCCCGTGCGCGAGGGCTTCGTCTCCCGGCATGAAGGCCTGTGCCATGCCTGTGCCCATGACGGGCATATGGCTCTGGGCCTTGGGCTGGCGGCCCTGCTGACGGCGCCGGACGCGGCCCCCCTGCGGCGGCGTGTGCGCCTGCTGTTCCAGCCTGCCGAGGAAGGCGTGCGCGGTGCGGCGTCCATGGTCTCCCATGTGGCGGGGGCGCGGCATTTCCTGGCCGTGCATATCGGTCTGGGGGCCCCGCACAGCGGCGATCTGGTCACCGGCGTGGGCGCTTTTCTGGCCACCAGCAAATTCGATGTCCGCTTTACGGGCCGGGCGGCCCATGCGGGCGCTGCCCCCGAACAGGGGCGGGATGCCCTCAAGGGTGCGGCGTCGGCCCTGCTGGGCCTGCACGCCCTGCCGCGTCATGGCCACGGCACCAGCCGCATCTGCGTGGGACGTCTGGAAGGCGGCAGCAGCCGCAATACCGTGCCTGCCTCGGCCTTCATGGCCTGCGAGACACGCGGCAACAACAGCGAGGTCAACGACGACATGCTGCGGCGTGCCCGGGACGTCATCGCGGGCGCGGCCGCCATGCACGGGCTGGAATGGCGGCTCGATGTGGTGGGCGGTGCGCCTTCGGCGGCGAGCGATGCGGTCTTCGCGGAGTTGCTGGCCCGCTGTGCCCGGGAACTGCCGCCTGATGCCCGGGGCGGGGGCTGCTTCCCGCTGCCCCGGATCCGTGAGCAGGGCGACATGGGCGCCAGCGATGACGCCACGACCCTGATGCGGGCCGTGCAGGCAGAGGGGGGGCTGGCGGCCTATGCCTTCCTGGGGGCCGATCTGGCGGCCGGGCACCATCAGCCGGGCTTCGATTTCGACGAAGCCGTGCTCTGGCCCGGTGTGCGCTGGCTGGAAAAGATCTGCCGGGAGTTGGCCGGCTAG